In the Carboxydothermus hydrogenoformans Z-2901 genome, one interval contains:
- a CDS encoding HD domain-containing phosphohydrolase → MYEIDLTDVVIALTKALEFTNEDLGYHHERVAYIAASIGKKLNLSEKDYETLFWAAYLHDLGAGAKLVDREIHNLDKYDTAHANFGYELLKDVPFFTEVAQVIKHHHTKYINFTSAEKNSPLAFLSQIIFAADQVDLYLKPNKLALLQRSEIERFFRKNVQILFNEDVVEAFLDLSQKESFWLDLTTYYIEDRLKALRPKTKILAGEQGLKLLTVPFARIIDAKSPFTERHSLKVAALSGQLAEIAGLPGQKSLIEIAGLLHDIGKLSVSNKILEKNGPLNDEEYALIKTHPYYTYYLLIQVTGFEKVAQWAGYHHEQPNGQGYPFKLTKDQLDLPSRILAVADKWVALRENRPYRDALSIENALDILENMAQKEIVDPEVVKLLKENIDYLEKSQEEEIGQITGKTNEPLLS, encoded by the coding sequence ATGTATGAGATAGATTTAACCGACGTCGTTATAGCTTTAACCAAAGCTTTAGAATTTACCAATGAAGACCTGGGATATCACCACGAACGGGTTGCCTACATAGCCGCTTCGATCGGGAAAAAACTCAATCTTTCGGAAAAGGATTATGAAACTTTGTTTTGGGCTGCCTACTTACACGATTTGGGCGCCGGAGCAAAATTAGTCGACAGGGAAATTCATAATTTAGATAAATACGACACTGCCCATGCCAACTTTGGCTATGAACTTTTAAAAGATGTACCGTTTTTTACCGAAGTAGCTCAGGTAATAAAACATCACCATACCAAATATATTAATTTTACTTCCGCTGAAAAAAATTCCCCCCTTGCTTTCTTAAGCCAAATTATCTTTGCTGCCGACCAGGTAGATTTATATTTAAAACCAAACAAACTTGCCCTTTTACAACGAAGTGAAATTGAACGGTTTTTTAGGAAAAATGTTCAAATCCTCTTTAATGAAGATGTAGTTGAAGCTTTCCTGGATTTATCTCAAAAAGAAAGTTTCTGGCTTGACCTTACTACATATTATATTGAAGATAGATTAAAGGCTTTAAGACCAAAAACCAAAATTTTAGCCGGTGAACAGGGGCTAAAGCTTTTAACCGTGCCTTTTGCCCGGATTATCGACGCGAAAAGCCCTTTTACGGAAAGGCATTCTTTAAAAGTTGCAGCCCTAAGCGGCCAGCTTGCCGAAATTGCCGGCCTTCCCGGGCAAAAATCTTTAATTGAAATCGCCGGTCTCCTGCACGATATCGGAAAACTTTCCGTTTCCAATAAGATTTTAGAAAAAAACGGCCCGCTAAACGATGAAGAGTATGCACTAATTAAAACCCATCCTTATTATACCTATTACTTACTAATACAAGTCACAGGTTTTGAAAAAGTCGCCCAGTGGGCCGGTTACCACCATGAACAGCCCAACGGCCAGGGTTATCCTTTTAAGCTTACCAAAGACCAGCTTGACCTTCCTTCCCGCATTCTGGCGGTAGCCGATAAATGGGTCGCTTTAAGGGAAAACCGGCCTTACCGGGATGCTTTAAGTATTGAAAATGCTCTCGATATCTTGGAAAACATGGCCCAAAAGGAAATAGTAGACCCTGAGGTAGTAAAGCTTTTAAAAGAAAATATCGATTATCTGGAAAAATCTCAGGAAGAAGAAATTGGTCAGATTACCGGGAAAACTAACGAACCGCTCCTTAGCTAA
- the cydC gene encoding thiol reductant ABC exporter subunit CydC: MKQLFKILQNDLRGVLLAVFLGTLTVVSSVGLFATSAYLISKAALKPWAYTLTLTIVGVRFFGLSRAVFRYLERYFSHKTTFNFLAEIRKFFYEKVEPKAPAIFQKARSTDLLSRMVADVESLQNFFLRAVYPYLVILWVLILAGIFLWRFSFWFSLLLFSGFIIATIFLPAFLGKKRLEFTQKLRTERAFLADGIGELILGYIDLKTNNSLEEKVLGVQKLSQKLIALRKMAANLTAFSESTVFFLSHFSGFLALLLAVYLSSQGKLSGVLIALVVLVVQTSFEAVLPAAAARQYWEESKESARRIFSILNEPPQVIEGAGRTDLPGDFSLEFKKVTLIYPGNVEPSLKEVSFFLKEGQKIAVVGPSGSGKSSILKLLLRFYDYKGEIFLGGEELKTFSPEAVRTLFGVVSQESFIFNSTLEENLRIAKPEAQEEELLAVLEKVRLSHLKLSFEVGERGERLSGGERQRLLIARLLLKNAPIWLLDEPTTGLDSITEKEILDNIWEVAGDKTLVYITHRLRGLEKMDEILVMDRGEIKEKLSFVEFKKRYLNHDGV; the protein is encoded by the coding sequence ATGAAACAATTATTTAAAATTTTACAAAACGATCTTAGGGGAGTTTTGTTGGCGGTATTTCTCGGGACGCTTACCGTGGTAAGCAGTGTTGGCTTATTTGCCACATCGGCTTATCTTATTTCCAAAGCAGCGCTTAAGCCCTGGGCGTATACTTTGACCCTGACCATTGTAGGCGTGAGATTTTTCGGACTTTCCCGGGCGGTCTTTCGGTATTTGGAACGGTATTTTTCCCATAAGACCACTTTTAATTTTTTAGCCGAAATCCGTAAGTTTTTTTACGAAAAAGTAGAACCCAAAGCTCCGGCAATTTTCCAAAAAGCCCGCAGCACCGATTTACTGTCCCGGATGGTGGCGGATGTGGAAAGCTTACAAAACTTTTTCTTACGGGCGGTTTATCCGTACCTTGTGATATTGTGGGTTTTAATTTTAGCCGGGATTTTTTTATGGAGATTTTCTTTTTGGTTTTCCTTACTCCTCTTTTCAGGATTTATAATTGCAACCATTTTTTTACCCGCCTTTCTGGGAAAGAAGCGCTTGGAATTTACCCAAAAACTTCGCACGGAGCGAGCTTTTTTAGCCGACGGCATTGGGGAACTAATCCTCGGGTATATTGATTTAAAAACCAACAATAGTTTGGAGGAAAAGGTTTTAGGGGTCCAAAAGCTTTCCCAAAAACTTATAGCTTTACGTAAGATGGCGGCAAATTTAACTGCTTTCTCGGAGAGCACTGTTTTCTTTTTAAGTCATTTTTCCGGCTTTTTAGCGTTACTTCTGGCAGTCTACTTAAGTTCCCAGGGAAAACTTTCCGGAGTGCTTATTGCTCTTGTGGTTTTAGTGGTGCAAACTTCTTTTGAAGCAGTTTTACCGGCAGCTGCGGCCCGGCAGTACTGGGAGGAAAGCAAGGAAAGTGCCAGAAGGATTTTTTCCATATTAAACGAGCCCCCGCAGGTTATTGAGGGAGCCGGGCGGACTGATTTACCCGGCGACTTTTCTTTAGAGTTTAAAAAGGTGACGTTGATTTACCCAGGAAATGTTGAGCCTTCCTTAAAAGAAGTGAGCTTTTTTCTAAAGGAGGGGCAAAAGATAGCCGTGGTGGGCCCCAGCGGCTCAGGGAAAAGCAGTATTTTAAAGCTTCTTTTGCGCTTTTATGATTATAAAGGGGAAATTTTCCTCGGGGGTGAAGAACTTAAGACCTTTTCTCCGGAAGCGGTGCGGACCCTTTTTGGGGTGGTAAGCCAGGAAAGCTTTATTTTTAACAGTACTCTTGAGGAAAATTTACGGATTGCCAAACCTGAAGCTCAGGAAGAAGAGCTTTTGGCGGTACTCGAAAAAGTTAGGCTTTCTCATTTAAAGCTTTCCTTTGAAGTAGGAGAGCGGGGGGAACGTTTGTCGGGCGGGGAGCGCCAGAGGCTTTTAATAGCCCGGCTGCTTTTAAAAAATGCTCCTATCTGGCTTTTAGATGAGCCAACTACCGGCCTTGATAGTATAACGGAAAAAGAGATTTTAGATAATATTTGGGAAGTAGCGGGGGATAAAACCCTTGTTTATATAACCCACCGTTTGAGGGGTTTAGAAAAGATGGATGAAATTCTGGTAATGGACCGGGGAGAAATAAAAGAAAAGCTTAGCTTTGTTGAGTTTAAAAAAAGGTATTTAAACCATGACGGGGTTTAA
- the cydD gene encoding thiol reductant ABC exporter subunit CydD has product MIEKRLNQEALKYKGYLVKIALTSFISGGAIIAQAYLIAYIINGAFLAKKGLGELWPFFPALFLIVTLRFSLGYFGEKVGANLASKVTGEIRNVLLEKIAALGTKVLLPEKTGELLTLILEGVESLEVYYARYLPQLISAGIIPLMILVVVLALDLISGIIMLLTAPLIPVFMMLIGSFAEKLAQKQWSSLSRLSGKFFELLQGIADLKAFGRSKEQVNELKKSGLMFRDATMEVLRVAFLSALALEVLATISTAMVAVEVGLRLLYGKMEFLQAFFVLLLAPELYLPLRNLGSSFHAGRTAIAFSQKLWTIIEEKESRVFLNKRSITWDSPPEIILKQVSHSYIPGKEVLKNINLTIKPLEKVAIVGPSGAGKSTLVKLLLGLMRPAEGEILINGVPLWELKEKDWYDQVGYLHQTPFIFPGSIAENIALGKKGAKGEEIKRAASLAGAHQFIAELPQGYDTKVGEGGRGLSGGERQRIALARVFLKDAKIVILDEPTAGLDAHTEKLLEKAFDELFQNRTVIIIAHRLSSLYRADKIILIDRGEIRGMGRHEQLLAENELYRQLITAYRGEV; this is encoded by the coding sequence ATGATCGAAAAAAGATTAAATCAAGAAGCGCTAAAATATAAAGGGTATTTAGTTAAAATCGCTTTAACGTCGTTTATAAGCGGCGGTGCGATTATTGCCCAGGCTTATTTAATAGCGTATATCATCAACGGGGCCTTTTTAGCTAAAAAAGGGCTTGGGGAACTTTGGCCGTTTTTCCCGGCATTATTTCTTATCGTTACCTTAAGATTTAGTTTGGGTTATTTTGGAGAAAAGGTAGGGGCCAATCTTGCTTCTAAAGTTACCGGCGAAATACGGAATGTGCTTTTGGAAAAAATAGCAGCATTGGGGACAAAAGTTTTACTGCCGGAAAAAACGGGAGAGCTTTTAACTCTGATTTTAGAAGGGGTAGAAAGTCTCGAGGTTTACTATGCCCGGTATCTTCCGCAACTAATAAGTGCCGGGATCATACCTTTAATGATTTTGGTAGTGGTTTTAGCTTTAGACCTTATTTCCGGAATAATTATGCTGCTAACCGCTCCGTTAATTCCCGTTTTTATGATGCTGATTGGAAGTTTTGCCGAGAAACTGGCCCAAAAACAGTGGAGCAGCTTATCCCGCTTGAGCGGCAAGTTTTTCGAGCTTTTACAGGGGATAGCGGACTTAAAGGCCTTTGGCCGGAGTAAAGAGCAGGTTAATGAGCTTAAAAAAAGCGGTTTAATGTTCCGGGATGCCACCATGGAGGTGTTAAGGGTTGCTTTTCTTTCAGCCCTTGCCCTGGAAGTTTTAGCTACCATCAGCACCGCGATGGTGGCGGTAGAAGTGGGGTTAAGGCTTTTATACGGAAAAATGGAGTTTTTACAGGCGTTTTTTGTTTTACTGTTAGCACCGGAACTTTATTTACCTTTAAGGAATCTTGGAAGCAGTTTTCATGCGGGCAGAACGGCGATAGCGTTTTCGCAAAAACTGTGGACAATAATAGAGGAAAAAGAAAGCCGGGTCTTTTTAAATAAGCGGTCTATTACCTGGGATTCTCCACCGGAAATTATCCTTAAACAGGTAAGTCATAGTTATATACCGGGTAAAGAAGTTCTTAAAAATATTAATCTTACGATAAAGCCTTTGGAAAAGGTTGCGATTGTTGGACCCAGCGGGGCTGGTAAGTCTACCCTGGTAAAGCTTCTGCTGGGGCTTATGCGACCGGCAGAAGGAGAAATATTAATAAATGGGGTTCCCCTCTGGGAACTTAAGGAAAAAGACTGGTATGACCAGGTGGGTTATCTTCATCAGACGCCCTTTATTTTTCCGGGAAGTATAGCGGAAAATATTGCCCTTGGGAAAAAAGGAGCAAAGGGCGAAGAAATTAAACGGGCGGCGAGTTTAGCCGGGGCCCATCAATTTATTGCCGAACTTCCGCAGGGTTATGACACCAAGGTTGGCGAAGGAGGGCGGGGGTTATCCGGTGGGGAACGCCAGCGAATTGCTTTAGCCCGGGTGTTTTTAAAAGACGCAAAAATTGTAATTTTAGATGAGCCAACCGCAGGTCTTGATGCTCATACCGAAAAACTTTTGGAAAAAGCCTTTGATGAGCTTTTCCAAAACCGGACGGTAATCATCATAGCCCATCGCCTTTCGAGTCTCTACCGGGCGGATAAAATCATTTTGATAGACCGGGGAGAGATCCGGGGTATGGGAAGGCACGAACAGCTTTTAGCGGAAAATGAATTATACCGGCAATTAATTACAGCTTACCGGGGGGAAGTATGA
- the cydB gene encoding cytochrome d ubiquinol oxidase subunit II, with protein MDLNTVWFLLVGVLIIGYALLDGFDLGVGSLFYVLGKTDKERKILINAIGPVWDGNEVWLLTGGGALFAAFPLVYASVFSGFYLAMMLVLFALIFRAVAVEYYFKVDTPGLQKLMGGLFFLGSFLPALLFGVAVGNVVYGIPLDAEQNYAGTFFGLLKPFALCFGIVGLFAFLLQGAAYAALKTEGDQQKRARDLSKNFAVILLVLWLIGGIYSKMAAPHLWENYQKLPLLYVLPLITLVSLILIPGWVRKNAYQKVFTASSIAFATMILTVAAGLYPNWVIATDPVKNLTIYNASSSPLTLKVMLIVALIGVPIVLLYTIYTYRVFRGKASPERNGY; from the coding sequence GTGGATTTAAATACCGTCTGGTTTTTGCTGGTGGGGGTATTGATTATCGGCTATGCCCTTTTAGACGGCTTTGATCTGGGCGTGGGTAGTTTATTTTACGTCCTTGGGAAAACCGATAAGGAAAGAAAAATTTTAATCAATGCCATTGGTCCGGTGTGGGATGGCAACGAAGTTTGGCTTTTAACCGGCGGTGGAGCGCTTTTTGCCGCTTTTCCTCTGGTTTATGCGTCGGTGTTCAGCGGTTTTTACCTGGCGATGATGCTGGTACTGTTTGCGTTGATTTTCCGGGCGGTAGCGGTGGAGTACTACTTTAAAGTAGATACTCCGGGACTGCAAAAGCTGATGGGCGGCTTATTTTTCCTGGGAAGTTTCTTACCGGCCCTTCTTTTTGGAGTGGCGGTAGGCAATGTGGTTTACGGTATACCTTTAGATGCTGAGCAAAATTACGCCGGTACCTTTTTTGGCCTTTTAAAACCTTTTGCCCTGTGCTTTGGTATTGTTGGGCTTTTTGCCTTTCTGCTGCAGGGGGCGGCCTATGCAGCGTTAAAAACCGAAGGGGACCAGCAAAAACGAGCTCGGGACTTAAGCAAAAATTTTGCCGTGATTTTACTGGTACTGTGGCTAATTGGCGGGATTTACAGCAAAATGGCAGCACCGCATTTGTGGGAAAATTATCAAAAATTGCCCCTTTTATATGTTTTACCGCTTATAACCTTAGTATCCCTTATCCTTATCCCGGGCTGGGTGCGGAAAAACGCTTACCAGAAGGTGTTTACCGCTTCATCTATAGCTTTTGCCACGATGATTTTAACCGTGGCGGCGGGGCTTTATCCCAACTGGGTAATTGCTACTGACCCGGTCAAAAATCTTACAATTTACAATGCTTCCTCCTCGCCCTTAACTTTAAAGGTAATGCTCATTGTCGCGTTAATCGGGGTACCGATCGTCCTTTTATACACTATCTATACTTACCGGGTGTTTCGGGGTAAAGCTTCACCGGAGCGGAACGGATATTAA
- a CDS encoding cytochrome ubiquinol oxidase subunit I: MMDLTALSRLQFTITAIFHFFYVPLTLGLAVLIAYMEYKYWRTNDEVWDKMARFWTKLFAINFAVGVASGITMEFQFGTNWADYSRFVGDIFGAPLAAEGVFAFFLESTFIGLLLFGRDKISRGMRFLSAVLVAFGTNLSAFWIIAANSWQQTPAGYKLEGGRAILTSFKEAVFSPSTLPRFLHTLDGAYVTAAFFVMGISAYYLLRKKNVEIARPSLRVGIIFGLIFALLQIYFGDIHAKQVAVTQPAKLAAFEGLWETQEKAPLLILGWPDTKNEKNVFEIGVPGLLSYLAHGDVNQPVKGIKEFPREERPPILPTFLSFHLMVGLGILMALALLWAVVELIRGKIYNNRLLLKLLLYFIPLPYIANELGWITAEVGRQPWIVYGLLKTSDAVSKLDPGQLVLTNLLFIAVYLFLGGLMLYLMVRTVKTHNENALGVAEREVA; encoded by the coding sequence ATGATGGATCTCACGGCGTTATCCCGTTTGCAGTTTACCATAACCGCTATTTTCCACTTTTTCTACGTACCCCTTACCTTGGGTTTAGCAGTGCTGATCGCTTACATGGAGTACAAGTACTGGAGGACTAACGACGAGGTTTGGGATAAAATGGCCCGGTTTTGGACTAAACTTTTTGCCATTAATTTTGCGGTTGGAGTAGCTTCCGGGATTACCATGGAATTTCAATTTGGCACCAACTGGGCTGACTATTCCCGGTTTGTGGGGGATATTTTTGGAGCACCTCTGGCGGCGGAAGGAGTTTTTGCCTTTTTCTTAGAGTCCACGTTTATCGGTCTTCTGCTCTTTGGTCGGGATAAGATTTCCCGGGGAATGCGGTTTTTAAGTGCGGTCTTGGTTGCTTTTGGCACAAACCTTTCAGCTTTTTGGATTATCGCTGCTAACTCCTGGCAGCAAACGCCGGCGGGTTATAAGCTGGAAGGGGGCCGGGCAATTCTTACAAGCTTTAAAGAAGCGGTATTTAGCCCGTCTACCTTGCCGCGCTTTTTGCACACTTTGGATGGAGCTTATGTAACTGCGGCCTTCTTTGTTATGGGTATAAGCGCTTACTATCTCTTACGCAAGAAAAATGTGGAAATTGCCAGGCCGTCTTTACGAGTTGGGATAATCTTTGGACTTATCTTTGCCCTTTTGCAGATTTATTTTGGCGATATTCATGCCAAACAGGTGGCGGTAACTCAACCGGCTAAGTTAGCTGCCTTTGAAGGCCTCTGGGAGACCCAGGAAAAAGCTCCCCTCCTTATTTTAGGTTGGCCGGATACCAAAAACGAGAAAAATGTCTTTGAAATAGGAGTTCCGGGTCTTTTAAGCTATCTTGCTCACGGTGATGTAAATCAGCCTGTAAAGGGTATTAAAGAGTTTCCCCGGGAGGAACGGCCGCCGATATTACCAACTTTCCTTTCATTCCATTTAATGGTAGGTCTCGGGATTTTAATGGCATTGGCCCTTTTGTGGGCGGTGGTGGAGCTTATCCGGGGCAAAATTTACAATAACCGGTTGCTTTTAAAACTCCTCCTTTACTTTATTCCCCTGCCCTATATTGCCAATGAATTGGGGTGGATAACCGCCGAGGTCGGGCGTCAGCCCTGGATTGTTTACGGTCTTTTAAAAACTTCCGATGCGGTCTCGAAGCTTGACCCAGGGCAGTTAGTGTTGACCAATTTATTATTCATAGCTGTGTACCTTTTCCTGGGCGGTTTGATGCTTTACCTGATGGTGCGGACCGTTAAGACCCATAATGAAAATGCTTTGGGTGTAGCGGAAAGGGAGGTGGCGTAG
- a CDS encoding RrF2 family transcriptional regulator: MNLTQATDYAFRAVLYLARKGNGEVVEAQEIAGRENIPLRFLLKILRQLGQAGIVKSYRGVGGGFSLAKDPEEITLLDVVEAVEGPVKINRCLIDPQYCTSQRGGRCAIHQELSLIQNDIIARLGTVSFKKILEREQNL; the protein is encoded by the coding sequence ATGAATCTAACTCAGGCAACCGATTATGCATTTCGGGCGGTATTGTACTTGGCGAGAAAAGGGAATGGGGAGGTGGTAGAAGCCCAGGAAATTGCCGGGCGGGAAAATATCCCCTTAAGGTTTTTGCTAAAAATCCTGCGGCAGCTGGGACAAGCGGGGATTGTAAAATCTTACCGCGGGGTGGGGGGCGGTTTTAGTTTAGCTAAAGATCCGGAAGAAATAACACTTTTAGATGTGGTGGAAGCGGTGGAGGGACCGGTAAAGATTAACCGCTGCTTAATCGATCCCCAGTATTGCACCAGTCAGCGGGGTGGCCGGTGTGCCATTCACCAAGAGCTTTCCTTAATCCAAAATGATATCATTGCCCGGCTGGGAACGGTGAGTTTTAAAAAAATTTTGGAAAGGGAGCAAAACCTTTAA
- a CDS encoding DNA recombination protein RmuC, translated as MEIFIFILLFIILIFQIILFMKIRFPERESLLTGINFLKELLSSLNSTLREEAAQNRKDLSDSLRDFRDTMLGSLSQIGILQKNQLEAVERQLSGLMLQTEQRLEAVRKTVEDNLHRLQEDNAKKLEEMRATVDEKLQGTLERRLSESFRLISERLEQVQRGLGEMQALAAGVGDLKKVLTNVKTRGTLGEIQLGAILEQIFAPEQYEKNIATKKGSEERVEFAIKLPGQKDGPVWLPIDAKFPTEDYQRLLDAIDKGDALLAEEAAKALENRIKDEARKIREKYLDPPHTTDFAIMFLPSEGLYAEVLRRNGLVERLQREYRVAVAGPTTLAAFLNSLQMGFRTLAIEKRSLEVWTLLGEVKTEFARFGEALDKTRKKLEAATNEIDNAVKKTRNIEKKLSQVQELPQEGRF; from the coding sequence TTGGAAATATTTATTTTTATTCTGCTTTTTATCATCCTTATTTTCCAAATCATCCTTTTTATGAAAATTCGTTTTCCGGAAAGAGAAAGCCTTCTTACCGGCATTAACTTTCTCAAGGAACTTTTAAGCAGTCTTAATAGTACCCTGCGGGAGGAAGCTGCCCAAAACCGAAAAGACCTAAGCGACAGCTTAAGAGATTTTCGCGATACCATGCTTGGGTCTTTAAGTCAGATCGGGATTTTACAGAAAAATCAGTTAGAGGCGGTAGAAAGACAGCTTTCCGGGCTTATGCTGCAAACCGAGCAGCGGTTGGAAGCGGTGCGGAAAACGGTAGAGGATAATCTTCATCGCTTGCAGGAGGATAACGCTAAAAAGCTGGAGGAAATGCGGGCTACCGTCGATGAAAAGCTTCAGGGCACGCTGGAGCGACGGCTTTCGGAATCCTTTCGGCTTATTAGCGAGCGGTTAGAGCAGGTACAACGGGGCTTGGGAGAAATGCAGGCTTTAGCGGCGGGAGTGGGAGACTTAAAGAAAGTTTTAACCAACGTTAAAACCAGGGGAACCCTTGGTGAAATTCAGCTTGGGGCAATTTTAGAGCAGATTTTTGCCCCGGAGCAGTACGAGAAAAACATCGCCACGAAAAAAGGTTCGGAGGAGCGGGTAGAATTTGCCATTAAGCTTCCCGGGCAAAAGGATGGCCCGGTGTGGCTCCCCATTGATGCAAAGTTTCCTACCGAGGATTACCAGCGATTACTGGATGCTATCGATAAAGGAGATGCGCTTTTAGCCGAAGAAGCCGCCAAAGCGTTGGAAAATAGAATTAAGGATGAAGCCAGGAAAATCCGGGAAAAATACTTAGATCCTCCCCATACCACCGATTTTGCTATTATGTTTTTGCCTTCGGAAGGTTTATATGCCGAGGTCTTAAGAAGAAATGGTTTGGTAGAAAGGCTTCAGCGGGAATATCGCGTTGCCGTAGCCGGACCTACTACGTTAGCGGCTTTTTTAAATAGCCTGCAGATGGGCTTTAGAACCCTGGCTATTGAAAAGCGCTCTCTTGAAGTCTGGACCCTCCTGGGGGAAGTAAAAACCGAATTTGCCCGTTTCGGGGAAGCTCTGGATAAAACCCGGAAAAAACTTGAAGCTGCCACCAATGAAATCGACAATGCCGTAAAGAAAACCAGAAATATCGAGAAAAAGCTTTCCCAGGTTCAAGAACTACCCCAGGAGGGACGGTTCTGA